A single window of Nakaseomyces glabratus chromosome G, complete sequence DNA harbors:
- the VPS3 gene encoding CORVET complex subunit VPS3 (CAGL0G04697g~Ortholog(s) have role in protein targeting to vacuole, vacuolar acidification, vacuole inheritance and CORVET complex localization) — translation MTKDPNDSRENLADDPTDSSPTASITDEDNTDHQSSGHLEDDPQNNNPPPQTDYNDVISMLDPFMSNILVDDLPKDITITCMDADENHIYLGTSEGELLHYYEIEGGEYLLVSRMPFENNSTSSIKKIKLLPNIDRALILCGTRLAMFLLPEFAPCPNVKSINDVNDFDIHSYSRSTNTYRTLVASDKNIMVFKYGSNAISAGKILIDYKNVQYIKAHDNILLLVRDYEYELYNLEDRNSIPLFRVSETGNGSINPLMEDFNSKMFILSSGGNSKDDNAMGLVVDHVGEIVKATLVFEHYPQNVVIHYPYILALFHDGQLLIYRLKIDEEPELVQRITNNDGNTLLTRVRMRFKVSYQNNKMVAELVEKIRKVPLSHDDNSFGVDREKALAENMIEPTSSIIMWYNAKIYCLFTKPFLCSINKYGNDEVKRIQEYIEHRKNSDLKISKLQKVEMKYLSNLVLLWDLFDTNIINKHTIQKWVDNSDRVDVRQLLFLLDYEIFGEIWIFNGLNRMMKHLKTLPLKNKCNKSSQLDDLQYFQKILKDKYCTRDKLPREYKSTMKSLTIAIFRILLAEGKHINLDEFEDAYLPELIHIIQKESEPNDHNEMLIRIYTKMKDHVSVLHVLKSERNFSELMSYLDKNVEKLSKEFLETELIDIIYFVLSETKDVNSKLISDIFKILNRASIDSSLFLGKIQNNTHLKVKVLEVIGTKNTKDENFLLDYYIANMKEEFEDNNLSTFLLEQSDNYKNTYNYFKKPLHEFLTTRVDNESTFQKFRVWKTQCSRLTTRNTLLEKEYFDQVKTFNDTNTNILLFYLFFDIPDMLSKYWLNNELHELIIDYNDFLQIEEYTNEKNFIDILNKYLMINDRYDKMLIVTTFLKRNQKVYLHNRDLKNKVLDVLPSELPLNIIHEVLHSILTKGEMCITEFEIKKSLLKADTKLYSKVLNTILDK, via the coding sequence ATGACTAAAGATCCAAATGATAGCAGGGAAAATTTAGCAGATGATCCGACAGACAGTTCACCTACTGCATCAATTactgatgaagataatACTGATCATCAATCGAGTGGACATCTTGAAGATGATCCCCAGAATAATAACCCACCGCCACAAACAGATTACAACGACGTTATATCCATGTTGGATCCCTTCATGTCAAATATATTAGTCGACGACCTCCCGAAGGACATAACCATAACATGTATGGATGCTGATGAGAACCACATATATTTGGGAACGTCTGAAGGTGAACTTTTGCACTACTACGAAATAGAAGGCGGAGAATATCTATTGGTATCCAGAATGCCgtttgaaaataattcGACATcttcaattaaaaaaataaaactacTTCCAAATATTGACAGGGCACTTATCTTATGCGGGACCAGGCTAGCCATGTTTTTACTACCTGAATTTGCGCCTTGTCCAAATGTCAAATCAATTAACGATGTCAATGATTTCGATATACATTCATATTCGAGAAGTACGAACACTTATAGAACATTAGTTGCATCTgacaaaaatattatggTTTTCAAATATGGCTCTAATGCAATATCTGCTGGTAAGATATTGATAGACTACAAGAACGTTCAATATATAAAAGCTCATGACAATATACTGCTACTAGTTAGGGATTACGAGTATGAGCTTTATAATCTAGAAGACCGTAATTCAATTCCTTTATTTCGTGTTTCTGAGACTGGTAATGGATCGATTAATCCTTTGATGGAAGATTTTAATAGTAAAATGTTTATATTATCCTCTGGTGGGAACAGCAAAGACGACAACGCCATGGGCCTAGTTGTGGATCATGTTGGTGAGATAGTTAAAGCAACGTTGGTGTTCGAACATTATCCCCAAAACGTGGTAATACATTATCCTTATATCCTAGCCCTCTTTCATGATGGACAGCTGTTAATATATAGAttaaaaattgatgaagagcCAGAGTTGGTACAAAGGATAACAAATAATGATGGTAACACACTTCTCACAAGAGTCAGGATGAGATTTAAAGTTtcatatcaaaataataaaatggtAGCTGAACTAGTGGAAAAAATTCGAAAAGTACCATTATCACATGATGACAACTCTTTCGGTGTTGATAGAGAGAAAGCACTTGCAGAAAATATGATTGAACCAACAAGTTCAATAATTATGTGGTATAACGCAAAAATATACTGCCTCTTTACAAAACCGTTTCTTTGCTCAATTAATAAGTATGGCAATGATGAAGTCAAAAgaattcaagaatatattgaacATAGAAAGAATTCTGACTTAAAAATCTCTAAACTCCAAAAAGTTGAAATGAAGTACTTAAGTAACTTAGTGCTGTTATGGGACTTATTTGATACAAACATCATCAACAAACATACGATACAGAAATGGGTGGACAATAGTGATAGAGTAGATGTTCGCCAACTGCTGTTTCTCTTAGATTATGAAATATTCGGTGAAATTTGGATATTTAATGGCTTAAACAGAATGATGAAGCATTTAAAAACGCTGcctttaaaaaataaatgtaaCAAATCATCACAACTGGATGATCTTCAATATTTCCAGAAGATTCTGAAAGACAAATATTGTACAAGGGATAAATTACCTAGAGAGTATAAAAGTACAATGAAATCTCTTACTATTGCTATATTTAGGATTTTATTAGCAGAAGGCAAACATATCAATTTAGATGAATTCGAGGACGCTTATCTGCCAGAGCTGATACATATAATACAGAAAGAATCCGAGCCTAATGATCACAATGAAATGCTTATTCGAATCTATACTAAAATGAAAGATCATGTCAGCGTTTTACATGTACTAAAATCCGAAAGAAACTTCTCGGAATTAATGAGTTACCTCGATAAAAATGTGGAAAAACTGTCCAAAGAGTTTTTAGAGACTGAACTAATCGATATAATTTACTTTGTTCTTAGTGAAACTAAGGATGTGAACAGTAAACTGATTTCtgatattttcaaaattttaaataGGGCGTCCATAGACAGCTCTTTGTTTCTGGGTAAAATTCAGAATAACACCCATCTAAAAGTTAAGGTTCTTGAAGTGATAGGgacaaaaaatacaaaagatgaaaactTCTTGCTGGATTATTATATAGCCAATATGAAAGAGGAATTTGAGGACAACAATTTATCAACATTTTTACTAGAGCAATCTGATAACTATAAAAACACATACAACTACTTCAAAAAACCACTCCACGAGTTTCTTACTACCAGAGTAGACAATGAAAGCACATTCCAAAAGTTTAGAGTTTGGAAGACTCAATGTAGCCGCCTTACTACAAGAAACACTTTACTTgagaaagaatattttgatcAGGTAAAAACCTTTAATGATACTAacacaaatatattattattctatCTGTTTTTCGATATTCCAGATATGctatcaaaatattggttAAACAATGAGCTTCACGAACTTATAATCGATTATAACGACTTCCTTCAAATTGAGGAATATACAAACGAGAAAAACTTCATTGACATATTAAACAAATATCTTATGATTAACGACCGATACGATAAAATGCTAATTGTGACGACATTTTTAAAGCGAAATCAAAAGGTTTATCTTCACAATAGGGAtctaaaaaataaagtacTTGATGTACTACCATCTGAGTTGCCACTTAACATTATTCATGAGGTTTTACATAGTATCCTTACGAAGGGTGAAATGTGTATAACCGAATTTGAGATTAAGAAGTCGCTCTTGAAAGCTGACACAAAACTCTACAGCAAGGTACTAAACACAATTCTAGATAAATGA
- a CDS encoding uncharacterized protein (CAGL0G04719g~Ortholog(s) have phosphatidylinositol-3,5-bisphosphate 5-phosphatase activity, phosphatidylinositol-3-phosphatase activity, phosphatidylinositol-4,5-bisphosphate 5-phosphatase activity, phosphatidylinositol-4-phosphate phosphatase activity) encodes MIILSTKGHNRRIAIASNSQALLLKAEVASTGRLSCSVEVVPKKECIEKGFEKLSDLEIYAFIGLIEIDGLLFIGTITGKREVAQPIPETSINRVLAVDFFCLNSNRWDGYDIDDNGYPMDTDKSKPPPNKNDNVRHPCWALMKLLSNGSFYFSNEFDLTSSLQNRGFYSSGLNDNVYDEKYMWNNFMMIQLIGYRDRLDSETKELFDTEGFITSIIRGYCETAITYINDFKVGMTIISRESFKRTGYKNRVRGTNDDGETADFIETEFIMYSGSFCYAYTQIRGSVPLFWEQKEYSTNPKIHITRALEATKPVFERHMTALLNTYGHMRIVNLLSTKSDESELNEKFHELLSLYPESCEIIDFDLKREYIQDGIIATKRLIPMVLKFVEQDGYYSYYISKHRTLSEQQGIFRTNCLDCLGRTNLAQQIISMTAFRTFLEDSQIIKCSDYIEDKEFFLTHNKIWEDNGLELAKIHTGNTNDNNIVQKKSKLSLSSRFSSVKNSVNRKYFKVFTEEIELDTTDLLLGRKDDQYPVEIFDLLTEFVNNGLRQRISEYSSYRQVSIFVGSYNASGKVIDDDLTKWLFPIEEKFKADIVVIGLQEVVEMSARSILNADESKGGMWEETIRTYLGFYGDSYLLLRIEHMTSLTLLVFAKKGMIDLVKNVEGTYKRTGFGGIAANKGAAACSLKVGESSFCFVNCHLAAGESNVDDRKNDYVSIKDGLKFSVGKTLDDHDNIFWFGDMNYRVTMPNENVRDELIQKKDGYLENLLMHDQLTQEICSGTVFHGYKEPEIRFNPTYKYDIGTELYDTSDKERTPSWTDRILYKGSNIQVLSYSDVDLLYSDHKPIYGAYRVKVLTVDSLKRQVIKEGLHKEFENLDNINHLSIDDDVNSSVSSLSVSSSQKTTSRSLSVKRNSSGSIQRRPPPMESPPFNASSTVTKKNSFKRPPPPSISSTNSSHS; translated from the coding sequence ATGATCATTCTCTCAACAAAAGGCCATAACAGGAGAATTGCTATTGCGTCTAACTCACAGGCATTGCTATTGAAAGCAGAAGTGGCTTCAACTGGACGTTTAAGCTGTTCTGTAGAAGTTGTTCCGAAGAAAGAATGCATTGAAAAGGGCTTTGAAAAACTCTCTGATCTAGAGATTTATGCCTTCATTGGGCTTATTGAGATCGATGGTTTGTTATTTATTGGAACTATTACAGGTAAACGGGAAGTTGCTCAACCAATACCAGAGACATCTATAAATAGGGTTCTTGCTGTTGATTTCTTCTGCTTGAACTCTAATCGTTGGGATGGCTATGATATCGATGACAACGGGTATCCAATGGATACTGACAAGTCAAAACCTCCACCTAATAAGAATGATAATGTTAGGCACCCATGTTGGGCTTTAATGAAATTACTTTCAAATGGAAGCTTTTACTTTAGTAACGAATTTGATTTGACATCTTCACTACAGAACAGAGGATTCTACTCTAGTGGACTTAACGATAACGTTTAcgatgaaaaatatatgtgGAATAACTTCATGATGATACAACTTATTGGATATAGAGATAGGCTAGATAGTGAAACAAAAGAGTTATTTGATACTGAGGGATTTATAACAAGCATTATCCGGGGCTACTGTGAAACCGCAATAACATACATTAATGATTTTAAAGTTGGCATGACCATAATATCTCGCGAAAGCTTCAAGAGGACAGGCTATAAAAATCGTGTAAGGGGAACTAATGATGACGGAGAAACAGCTGATTTTATTGAAACAGAGTTTATTATGTATTCTGGGTCATTCTGCTATGCATATACACAAATTAGAGGTAGCGTGCCATTGTTTTGGGAACAGAAAGAGTACTCTACTAATCCTAAGATTCATATAACTAGGGCTTTAGAGGCTACTAAACCTGTTTTTGAGCGCCATATGACTGCACTCCTTAACACTTACGGTCATATGAGAATAGTCAACCTATTATCAACTAAATCAGATGAATCAGAGctaaatgaaaaatttcatgaGCTTTTGTCCCTGTATCCGGAGAGCTGCGAAATAATTGACTTCGACTTAAAGAGAGAATACATTCAAGATGGTATTATAGCTACAAAACGTCTCATCCCCATGGTTTTAAAATTCGTTGAGCAAGATGGatattattcttattaTATATCAAAACATAGAACCCTCTCAGAACAGCAAGGGATATTCAGAACAAATTGCCTAGATTGCCTTGGAAGAACGAATTTAGCTCAGCAAATAATTTCTATGACAGCATTTAGGAcatttcttgaagattCTCAAATTATAAAATGCAGTGACTACATTGAAGATAAGGAGTTTTTTTTGACTCACAATAAAATTTGGGAAGATAATGGCCTTGAACTTGCTAAAATACACACAGGAAATACTAATGATAACAACAttgttcaaaagaaaagcaaattATCGTTGTCCAGTAGATTCTCTAGTGTCAAAAATTCTGTGAATAGAAAATACTTCAAAGTATTTACTGAAGAAATAGAACTCGACACAACTGATTTGCTTTTGGGAAGAAAGGATGACCAATATCCTGTTGAAATTTTTGATCTGCTGACAGAGTTTGTTAATAATGGTTTGAGACAACGAATTTCAGAATATTCTAGTTATAGACAGGTTAGCATATTCGTCGGATCTTATAATGCATCTGGCAAAGTTATAGACGATGACTTAACTAAATGGCTATTCCCAATAGAAGAGAAATTCAAAGCAGATATTGTTGTTATAGGACTGCAAGAGGTAGTCGAAATGTCAGCAAGATCTATATTGAATGCTGATGAATCTAAAGGTGGTATGTGGGAGGAAACTATTCGGACCTATCTAGGATTTTATGGTGATAGTTATCTATTACTAAGAATAGAACATATGACATCTCTCACTTTATTGGTGTTTGCTAAAAAAGGAATGATAGACTTAGTAAAAAATGTGGAAGGAACTTATAAAAGAACCGGATTTGGAGGAATAGCCGCCAATAAAGGAGCTGCTGCATGTAGTTTAAAGGTTGGCGAATCGAGCTTTTGCTTTGTTAATTGCCATTTAGCGGCCGGTGAATCTAATGTGGATGACCGGAAAAATGATTATGTATCAATAAAGGATGGACTGAAATTTTCTGTTGGTAAGACTTTGGATGACCATGACAATATCTTTTGGTTTGGTGACATGAACTACAGGGTTACTATGCCAAATGAAAATGTCAGAGATGAACTTATCCAGAAGAAGGATGGCTATTTAGAAAATTTACTAATGCATGATCAGCTAACTCAGGAAATATGCTCGGGGACAGTATTTCATGGCTATAAAGAGCCTGAAATCAGGTTTAATCCGACCTACAAATATGATATTGGTACCGAATTATATGATACCTCAGATAAGGAACGAACACCTTCTTGGACTGATAGAATATTATACAAAGGTAGCAATATACAAGTATTATCCTACTCCGATGTCGATCTCCTTTATAGCGATCACAAGCCGATATATGGTGCCTATAGGGTGAAAGTACTGACCGTGGACTCATTAAAGAGACAAGTTATCAAGGAGGGATTGCATAAGGAGTTTGAGAATTTAGATAATATAAATCATTTGtcaattgatgatgatgtgAATTCTTCTGTGTCTAGCCTGTCAGTGTCATCCTCACAGAAAACCACATCAAGAAGCCTTTCAGTTAAGAGAAATAGTTCTGGATCAATACAAAGAAGACCACCTCCTATGGAGTCTCCTCCTTTTAatgcttcttcaacagtAACAAAGAAGAACTCATTCAAAAGACCTCCCCCACCTTCAATTAGTAGTACAAATTCTTCGCACTCTTAG
- a CDS encoding uncharacterized protein (CAGL0G04741g~Ortholog(s) have 2-isopropylmalate synthase activity, role in cellular response to drug, leucine biosynthetic process and mitochondrion localization) has translation MRQTIPNFAEHVSRAAKTIAPVKLGFKNMLANPSVKYRPFQGPKLTNRQWPNKTIKRAPRWLSTDLRDGNQSLPDPMSVEQKKEYFHKLVEIGFKEIEVSFPSASQTDFDFTRYAVENAPDDVSIQCLVQSREHLIKRTVEALTGAKRATIHTYLATSDMFREIVFNMSQEEAIAKAVEATKLVRKLTKDDPSQKATRWSYEFSPECFSDTPVEFAVEICEAVKAAWEPTVDNPIIFNLPATVEVATPNVYADQIEYFSTHISEREKVCISTHAHNDRGCGVAATELGILAGADRVEGCIFGNGERTGNVDLVTVALNMYTQGVSPGLDFSDMRSVIEIVERCNKIPVPARAPYGGDLVVCAFSGSHQDAIKKGFALQQKKRAQGETLWRIPYLPLDPKDIGRDYEAVIRVNSQSGKGGAAWVILRSLGLDTPRNMQMQFSTIVQNEADTRGKELSAEEITALFKSTYNYNNETHQYVSLLDYDVKKIDNDRRILTGQVEINDKIIPIKGIGNGPISSLVDALSNLFNVKFGVENYTEHALGSGSKTQAASFIHISYRDAATNEKEYSWGVGVSEDVGEASVRAIFSTINSIIHSGEVTLPTENN, from the coding sequence ATGAGACAAACAATTCCAAATTTTGCAGAGCATGTCTCTCGTGCAGCCAAGACAATTGCTCCAGTCAAATTGGGTTTCAAGAATATGCTTGCTAATCCAAGTGTCAAATATAGACCATTTCAAGGCCCAAAATTGACAAATAGACAATGGCCTAACAAGACAATTAAGAGAGCTCCAAGATGGCTTTCTACCGATTTGAGAGATGGTAACCAATCTCTCCCGGACCCTATGTCAGTAgagcaaaagaaagaatactTTCACAAACTTGTTGAAATCGGGTTTAAAGAGATAGAAGTCAGTTTTCCGTCAGCATCGCAAACCGATTTCGATTTCACAAGATACGCTGTAGAAAACGCACCAGACGATGTTTCTATCCAGTGTCTTGTCCAATCTAGGGAGCATCTGATCAAGAGGACAGTTGAAGCATTGACCGGTGCTAAGCGTGCTACCATACATACATACTTGGCCACAAGTGATATGTTCCGTGAGATTGTTTTCAATATGTCTCAAGAAGAAGCCATTGCCAAAGCTGTAGAAGCAACCAAGCTAGTACGGAAATTGACCAAGGATGATCCATCTCAAAAAGCAACTAGGTGGTCTTACGAATTTTCTCCAGAATGTTTTAGTGATACACCAGTAGAATTTGCCGTTGAAATCTGTGAGGCTGTGAAAGCTGCATGGGAACCAACGGTTGATAATCCTATTATCTTTAACTTACCTGCAACCGTTGAAGTAGCAACTCCAAATGTATACGCTGATCAGATCGAATACTTCTCTACTCATATTAGCGAACGTGAAAAGGTTTGTATCTCCACCCATGCTCACAATGACCGTGGCTGTGGCGTTGCTGCTACAGAGTTGGGTATCTTGGCTGGTGCTGATCGAGTTGAAGGCTGTATATTCGGGAATGGTGAACGTACAGGTAATGTCGACCTGGTAACCGTCGCCTTAAACATGTATACCCAGGGTGTTTCTCCCGGTCTTGACTTTTCAGACATGAGAAGTGTTATCGAGATCGTTGAACGTTGTAACAAGATTCCAGTACCAGCTAGAGCTCCATATGGTGGTGACCTTGTTGTTTGCGCCTTTTCAGGCTCTCACCAAGATGCTATTAAAAAAGGATTTGCTTTACAACAAAAGAAGCGTGCTCAAGGTGAAACTTTATGGAGGATTCCATATTTGCCATTAGATCCAAAGGACATCGGCCGTGACTATGAAGCGGTTATCAGGGTCAACTCACAATCTGGTAAGGGTGGTGCTGCTTGGGTTATTTTAAGGTCTTTGGGTCTAGACACCCCAAGAAACATGCAAATGCAATTCTCTACCATTGTGCAAAATGAAGCTGACACAAGAGGCAAGGAATTATCTGCAGAGGAGATTACTGCATTATTCAAGTCTACCTATAATTACAACAACGAAACCCATCAATACGTATCTTTGCTCGACTATGATGTGAAGAAGATTGACAACGACCGTAGAATCCTAACAGGGCAAGTTGAAATTAACGACAAGATCATTCCAATTAAGGGTATTGGTAACGGTcctatttcttctttagtAGATGCCCTATCAAACTTATTCAACGTCAAATTTGGTGTTGAAAACTATACAGAACATGCTTTAGGTTCCGGTTCCAAAACCCAAGCCGCCTCTTTCATTCACATCTCTTACAGAGATGCTGCTACCAATGAAAAGGAGTACAGTTGGGGTGTCGGTGTCTCTGAAGATGTTGGTGAAGCATCTGTTAGGGCCATTTTCTCAACCATTAACAGCATTATCCATTCAGGTGAAGTCACTCTTCCTACTGAAAACAATTAG